DNA from Branchiostoma lanceolatum isolate klBraLanc5 chromosome 9, klBraLanc5.hap2, whole genome shotgun sequence:
AGACACCCCTCGCACGGCTCAAAATGGCGGAATCGCAGAATGACGGGTCAAATCAACGATGAACCATAGGTGAAAGTTgactcgcctgatgacccaaatcgAAGACTTTGTCGATATAAGCCGCTTGTCGGCTTCATGTTCTTTAATATCAGTTCAAGTAACTGTTTTGTCTGCAATTACTCTATTTGTAAAATAAGAGAGACGAACATAAATCAACAGCAGAAGAGATATTTGCTAAGTGCATGCAGTGATagttaacttttatttttttacattagTATATTTTGCAACGGGActtgaatgaataaatacacaAAACCATGTATAAGTAGTCCAAAATGGTTTTATCACGTTAATTTCGATATACCTCCCAACAATGTTCCATGATTTAGAGTTACATATTTACCGTGTctatgattgttttttttttatagatacgGACATGCATGGTACACATCTCGTCTTTTTGCGCGACGTCATCAAAACTTGAGTGTAAATAACACAgctagttaagttaaaatcctcccacaccataaggtgtatagggcggtgcccatccccgtttcatagccctgggctaCACTGGAcagcaatcactgcagcagtggagtgtgtttaacggGAATTTTTCTACATACACGGTTAAGATGATAAGTATATACAATGGTCTATATACGGTTAAGACAGACAAATCAGCTAGCTTGTACCCGCATTCCCCATACAGGTAGGGTGTCTAACCTGTGTGTTTCTTCTTGTGGAGTTTTAGACTGTTTCtgtgtgcagcagaatagtcacacatgtcacatttgtagggtttctccccagtatgTCTTCTCAGGTGCAAAATTAAGCAAGCCTTTTCTGACGTCCTGTAAccgcactcctcacatatgtaaggtttctcgccagtgtgtcTGGTCATGTGTACAGCTAAACTACTTTTCCATAGAGAGGAAAATTCGCACAAGTCACATTGATAGAGTTTGTCACGAGCTGTGTGAGTTACCATGTGTTTGGATAAGTAAGACTTATTAGCCgtcctgaacccacactccTTACACATAtagggtttgtcaccagtaTGCCTTGCCATGTGTTGTTTAAAGTCCCTTTTCCGTGCAGACGAATAATCGCAGTGGTCACATTTGTGGAGTTTCTCGCCTTTAACAATAGCAGCACACCCTGCATGTTTTCTCATGTGTTTGGATAGTACAGACCTGTATACAGTCCTGAACCCGCATTTCTCACacatatagggtttctcaccggtgtgtttggccatGTGTTGATCCAAATActctttccgtgcagcagaatagtcacactggtcacatttgtagggtttttcacctgtatgttgcTTCATATGTCGGGTTAGATAATACTTGTCAGACGTCCTGAAATCGCACTCCATGCaattgtagggtttctcaccaatGTGTTTGTGTGCCATGTGTCGATCCAATGTGCTTTTCAATGCAGTAGCGTAAtcacactggttacatttgtaaggtttctcaccaatGTGTCTGTGTACCATGTGTCGATCCAATGTGCTTTTCAATGCAGTAGCGTAAtcacactggttacatttgtagggtttctcaccggtatggtGTGTCATGTGCATGGTTAGGCTAGTCTTGCGATCCGTTGTGTACTCGCATTCCCtacacttgtacggtttcttTCCAGTATGTTTGAGCTTATGCCGCTTTAACATGCCTTTTTGTGCAGCAGcgtagtcgcactggtcacatttgtagggtcttTCACCGGTGTGCGTTGTCATGTGACCGGAGAGACAAAACCTAGTAGCCGTCCTGAACCCGCACTTttcacacatgaagggtttctcaccggtgtgcttTGACATGTGCCTATTCAAATTGCATTTTCGCAgggcagaatagtcacactggtcacatttatggggtttctcacctgtatgttgcTTCATATGTCGGGTTAGATAATACTTGTCAGCCGTTCTGTAATCGCACTCCTTGCAATTGTAGGGTTTCaaaccagtgtgtttagccatgtgtcgaTCAAAATCCCTTTTCCATACAACagcatagtcgcactggtcacatttgtagggtgtCTCACCTGTATGGTTTGTCATGTGTCTGGTTAGGTTTGCCATGTAAGCCGTCCTGTACTCACACTctccacacttgtagggcttctcgccGGTGTGTCTGAGCTTATGCTGCTCCAAATTGCATTTGTGTGCAGCAGcgtaatcacactggtcacatttgtagggtttctcaccggtatggtTTGTCATGTGGATGGTTAGGCTAGTCTTGTAAGCCGTCCTGTACtcgcactccccacacttgtagggcttctcgccGGTGTGTCTGAGCTTATGCTGCtccaaattgcatttttgtgcagcagcgtagtcacactggtcacatttgtatggtgtCTCACCGGTATGGTTTGTCATGTGGATGGTTAGGCTAGTCTTGTAAGCCGTCCTGTACtcgcactccccacacttgtagACCTTCTCACCGGTATGGTTTGTCATGTGTctggatagattagccttgtgaGCAGTCTTGTACTCACACTCCCCACaactgtagggcttctcaccagtgtgtttagtcatgtgtCGATCCAAATCTCCTTTCCGTGCAGCAGCGTAGTCACATTGGTCACAATggtagggtttttcaccggcATGGTTTGCAATGTGTATGGTTAGGCTAGACTTGCGAGACGTCTTGTACTCACACTctccacacttgtagggcttctcgccGGTGTGTCTGAGCTTATGCTGCtccaaattgcatttttgtacAGCAGtgaagtcacactggtcacatttgtagggtctctCCCCGGTATGCTTTGTCATGTGCATGGCTAGGTTAGCCTTGCGAGCCGTCCTGTActcgcactctccacacatgaagggttttgtGTGTTTCGCTTTGTGTGCGTTTAATCTTCTTCTAAACGGCGAAGAAAAATCACACTCTTCACAGTTGTAGGACGTTTCTGTTTTCGTGCGTAAACAATCCTCATCTGCAGGGTATGCATCAGCGTTATGTTCTGCATCATGGCCCTCCGTCTGTCTAGCCTGGACGCCAGCACTATTAGTGTTAACGTTACTTTGCTCCGCAGTGTGTTGAGCCATGTGTCGGTTAACATGGCCTTTCTGTGCAGAAGTatattcgcactggtcacatttgtacggtctCTCATTAGTGTGTGTTGTCATATGCACATTCAAATGGTCCTTTCGTGcggtagaatagtcacactggtcacatctgtaaggtttctcacctgtatggtttctcaTGTGCATGGATAGATTAGACTTGCTAGCCGTCCTgaatccgcactccccacacatgaagggctTCGTGTGTTTAGCCTTATGTTTTAACAACCTTTTTCTAAACCGCGTAGAAAAGTTGCACTCGTCACAATCGTAAGacttttttgttgtcttgtgtAAACAATCCTCATCTCCAGGGTATGCACCAGGGGTATGTGCAGCATCATGCGCCTCCGTCTGTTTAACATGGACGCCAGAACTGTCAGCCTTACTTTGATCCCCAATGGCTGCTCCACTGCCAACTGTTTCTAACGAGGCCGGAATCCCGGTAACTTTCTGCCCTACATGAGTCTGTACATGTGGTAGAGGTGAGGCTCTCTCCTCAGACTGGTTGGAAGTCATACCGAGCGTTTCCTCGCACAGAATTTCCTGTCCCTCCTCCTGCTGCTCTTCTGGGTCTACTTTCTGACCTTCTTCTGCACATGTCTCGCTCCCAGGATAAGCTGCACCAGTACTTGGCTCTTCCATTTCTGAGGGACAATAATAGTCGTGTCAATCCATTATCGACATTATCGCATGATCTAAAGGTTTTTTCCTTTCGCAACATACAACTGATCTTATGGAAACAATGTGAATAGGATAAGCCAATAACACCGAAGAGCAACTTAAGTGCTGTGATGAAACAGCATCAAGTTCTACAATGTTGGGATTTAGAAAGTACTAGTATAAATATAATGACAGGGAAAACACCTGGTTTTATCTCAATTATCCAATCAATATCTAGCAATCAACATTATCAATTCATACAACAAACTGGCAAATTCTATTGCATGGAGTGCGTATGGTCGACCAGTTTGACAAGTAAAGTGTCATGAATTTACAGCCtggagaacacacacacacacgcacgcacgcacacacatacacacacacacacacgtacacacgcacgcacggacacacacacacgcgcgcgcgcgcgcacgcacgcacacacacacacgcaaagcTACtagtacacacaaacatacacacacaaagctacacacacacacgcatccATAAAAGGATAAATGCTTCTGACTTGTTCAATGCACAATGTGTCCAAGTTGTAaattatgcccccctccccctgacaAAGCTATCATTATTTTCATAGT
Protein-coding regions in this window:
- the LOC136442258 gene encoding zinc finger protein 845-like, translating into MEEPSTGAAYPGSETCAEEGQKVDPEEQQEEGQEILCEETLGMTSNQSEERASPLPHVQTHVGQKVTGIPASLETVGSGAAIGDQSKADSSGVHVKQTEAHDAAHTPGAYPGDEDCLHKTTKKSYDCDECNFSTRFRKRLLKHKAKHTKPFMCGECGFRTASKSNLSMHMRNHTGEKPYRCDQCDYSTARKDHLNVHMTTHTNERPYKCDQCEYTSAQKGHVNRHMAQHTAEQSNVNTNSAGVQARQTEGHDAEHNADAYPADEDCLRTKTETSYNCEECDFSSPFRRRLNAHKAKHTKPFMCGECEYRTARKANLAMHMTKHTGERPYKCDQCDFTAVQKCNLEQHKLRHTGEKPYKCGECEYKTSRKSSLTIHIANHAGEKPYHCDQCDYAAARKGDLDRHMTKHTGEKPYSCGECEYKTAHKANLSRHMTNHTGEKVYKCGECEYRTAYKTSLTIHMTNHTGETPYKCDQCDYAAAQKCNLEQHKLRHTGEKPYKCGECEYRTAYKTSLTIHMTNHTGEKPYKCDQCDYAAAHKCNLEQHKLRHTGEKPYKCGECEYRTAYMANLTRHMTNHTGETPYKCDQCDYAVVWKRDFDRHMAKHTGLKPYNCKECDYRTADKYYLTRHMKQHTGEKPHKCDQCDYSALRKCNLNRHMSKHTGEKPFMCEKCGFRTATRFCLSGHMTTHTGERPYKCDQCDYAAAQKGMLKRHKLKHTGKKPYKCRECEYTTDRKTSLTMHMTHHTGEKPYKCNQCDYATALKSTLDRHMVHRHIGEKPYKCNQCDYATALKSTLDRHMAHKHIGEKPYNCMECDFRTSDKYYLTRHMKQHTGEKPYKCDQCDYSAARKEYLDQHMAKHTGEKPYMCEKCGFRTVYRSVLSKHMRKHAGCAAIVKGEKLHKCDHCDYSSARKRDFKQHMARHTGDKPYMCKECGFRTANKSYLSKHMVTHTARDKLYQCDLCEFSSLWKSSLAVHMTRHTGEKPYICEECGYRTSEKACLILHLRRHTGEKPYKCDMCDYSAAHRNSLKLHKKKHTG